In Hasllibacter sp. MH4015, the following proteins share a genomic window:
- a CDS encoding DUF2235 domain-containing protein — protein MPRSKGGIWAWLRGLRQADPPAQEPQTSGCTHVILLDGTMSSLSPGHETNIGLTYRLLKELPPDTGIRLYYEPGIQWRGVSRAHEVMAGIGINRQIRRAYVWLSQGWKPGDRVVLMGYSRGSYAVRSLGGFIDRMGLMRTGALNQQRVEALYDLYREDPDSPAADAMRRQFCGDAIPIAFLGVYDTVRALGIRWPVFWRMLPLPHPYHNHALGPHVVVARHALALDETRVAYAPVLWNTNRPLAGQDVVQMWFAGSHGDIGGHLNGHHAARPRSNLTLNWMLAEAEAAGLYLPEGWTTRFPADADAPSVGTFGGFGKLLWMRRRRRTGQDPSEAFHPTVRDRGRVPVTETPDPDATPAS, from the coding sequence TTGCCGCGGAGTAAGGGGGGCATATGGGCGTGGCTGCGCGGGCTGCGACAGGCCGATCCACCGGCGCAGGAGCCGCAAACCAGCGGCTGCACCCATGTGATCTTGCTCGACGGTACGATGTCGTCCCTCTCACCGGGTCACGAGACCAATATCGGCCTGACCTATCGCCTGTTAAAGGAGCTGCCGCCGGATACCGGGATACGTCTTTACTACGAGCCGGGCATCCAGTGGCGCGGTGTGTCCCGCGCCCATGAGGTGATGGCGGGGATCGGCATCAACCGCCAGATCCGCCGCGCCTATGTTTGGTTGTCCCAGGGCTGGAAACCAGGCGACCGCGTGGTCTTGATGGGCTATTCGCGCGGGTCCTATGCGGTGCGCTCGCTTGGCGGGTTCATCGACCGGATGGGCCTGATGCGCACGGGCGCGCTCAATCAGCAGCGGGTGGAGGCGCTCTACGACCTCTACCGCGAAGACCCCGACAGCCCCGCCGCCGATGCGATGCGGCGGCAATTCTGCGGCGATGCGATCCCGATCGCGTTTCTGGGCGTCTATGACACCGTGCGCGCCCTCGGCATCCGCTGGCCGGTATTCTGGCGCATGCTGCCCCTGCCGCACCCCTACCATAACCACGCGCTTGGCCCCCATGTGGTCGTCGCCCGCCACGCGCTTGCGCTTGATGAGACGCGGGTGGCCTATGCGCCGGTGCTGTGGAACACCAACCGCCCGCTGGCCGGGCAGGATGTGGTCCAGATGTGGTTCGCGGGCAGCCACGGTGACATCGGCGGCCACCTCAACGGACATCACGCTGCGCGGCCCCGGTCCAACCTGACCCTCAACTGGATGCTGGCAGAGGCGGAGGCGGCGGGCCTGTACCTGCCAGAGGGGTGGACGACGCGCTTCCCGGCGGATGCGGATGCGCCCTCGGTCGGGACATTCGGCGGCTTTGGCAAGCTGCTGTGGATGCGCCGCCGCCGCCGCACCGGGCAGGACCCGTCAGAGGCATTTCATCCCACCGTGCGCGACAGGGGGCGGGTCCCCGTCACCGAAACCCCGGACCCGGACGCCACACCGGCCAGCTGA
- a CDS encoding DUF4166 domain-containing protein yields the protein MLYPDAMGAAFDDLPEALQVFHAVEDSHLYKGLVTVSHGGALARRVAKSGGMPGKSGEMPFSFRATRDGDHEIWERNFDGHVTRSLQWLHAPGVVAERVGTSEFLMAPEVRDERLHIPITGVTAFGLKLPPGVLRSCEGVEHVTEDGGIAFDVHAEVKGLGLIIRYRGVLYGPVEG from the coding sequence ATGCTCTATCCCGATGCCATGGGCGCCGCCTTTGACGACTTACCCGAGGCGTTGCAGGTGTTTCATGCGGTGGAGGACAGTCACCTCTACAAGGGTCTCGTCACGGTCAGCCATGGCGGTGCATTGGCGCGCCGGGTCGCGAAATCGGGCGGGATGCCGGGCAAATCGGGCGAGATGCCCTTCAGCTTCCGCGCCACCCGCGACGGCGATCATGAGATTTGGGAGCGGAACTTCGACGGGCACGTGACCCGCTCGCTGCAATGGCTTCACGCGCCGGGGGTGGTGGCGGAACGGGTCGGGACCAGCGAATTCCTGATGGCACCCGAGGTGCGGGATGAGCGTTTGCACATCCCCATCACCGGGGTGACGGCATTCGGCCTGAAACTTCCCCCCGGTGTCCTGCGCAGTTGCGAGGGGGTGGAGCATGTGACGGAGGATGGCGGGATCGCCTTCGATGTCCATGCGGAGGTGAAGGGGCTGGGGCTGATCATCCGCTACCGCGGTGTGCTTTACGGGCCGGTCGAGGGCTGA
- a CDS encoding thiol-disulfide oxidoreductase DCC family protein, with the protein MAARARYRRVMAKVSDLPPSLQARLAGRDLIVFDGECVLCSGFFRFITRVDRAERFHFAHAQSALGTDLFIALDLPTDDFQTNLIIVDGVIYTHLDSFAAAMRALGWPYRALGVVRILPGPLKTFLYNRIARNRYALFGRYDICMMPEPALMARFIDRGTEAA; encoded by the coding sequence ATGGCCGCGCGGGCACGCTACCGTCGGGTCATGGCCAAGGTCTCCGATCTTCCCCCATCCTTACAGGCGCGTCTGGCAGGCCGCGACCTGATCGTTTTTGACGGCGAATGCGTACTCTGCTCCGGCTTTTTCCGCTTCATCACCCGCGTGGATCGCGCCGAGCGGTTCCATTTCGCCCATGCCCAATCCGCCCTTGGCACGGACCTGTTCATCGCGCTCGACCTGCCGACCGACGACTTCCAGACCAATCTCATCATCGTCGACGGCGTGATCTACACCCATCTTGACAGTTTCGCCGCCGCGATGCGGGCGCTTGGCTGGCCCTACCGCGCGCTCGGTGTGGTACGCATCTTGCCGGGACCGCTGAAGACCTTCCTCTACAACCGCATCGCAAGGAACCGTTATGCGTTGTTCGGGCGCTACGACATCTGCATGATGCCCGAACCGGCGCTGATGGCCCGGTTCATCGACCGCGGAACGGAGGCCGCCTGA
- the selD gene encoding selenide, water dikinase SelD: MEQTPVPIVQEVVLVGGGHTHALVLRRWGMRPVPGARLTLINPGATAPYSGMLPGHIAGHYTRQDLDIDLVRLARFAGARLIVDRAVALDPAEKVIRLGSGRRVAYDIVSLDVGITAEMPVLPGFAEHGVPAKPLGRFADIWAKTCAGDGPIRIAILGGGVAGCEVAMAATHRMRDLGRDVAVSVIDRGQVLSSVAPAARRKLMAALSEHGVALIENTDPVAVEADAVVLSDQRRVPSDLTIGTAGATPQAWVAESGLPCTDGFLDVDAHLRSTADPSVYAAGDCAHLRHDPRPKAGVYAVRAAPILAHNLRADLLGQQRKAFRPQKDFLKLISMGAKDAVGEKRGLALSGPRLWRLKDRIDQRFMDRFRDLPRMEVPAPPKGAAKGVAAALQGPAPCGGCGAKLGAEALVGIISASPGATRLDISALPGDDAAVLRVGKARQVISTDHLRGFALDPALVARVAAIHALGDIWAMGAIPQAALAQIILPRAAPRLQGVWLAEVMEAAGAVFRDEGVAIAGGHSTEGAELVVGFTVTGLLERDAITLSGAQAGDALILTKPIGTGVVLAAEMQARAAGDDVLACWAAMSAPSARQSSILAPHAHAMTDVTGFGLAGHLANICTASGVGAQIDLADIPVLPGAVALAEGGVRSSLWAQNRASAGMDAPETPLGDLLFDPQTAGGLLAAIPEDKARAVMDALPDARRIGTITADRTLGAR, encoded by the coding sequence ATGGAGCAGACCCCCGTCCCCATCGTGCAAGAGGTCGTCCTTGTCGGCGGGGGCCATACCCACGCGCTTGTTCTGCGCAGATGGGGGATGCGCCCGGTACCCGGCGCGCGTCTGACGCTGATCAATCCCGGTGCGACGGCGCCCTATTCGGGGATGCTGCCGGGTCATATCGCCGGTCACTACACGCGACAGGATCTCGACATCGACCTTGTCCGCCTGGCGCGCTTCGCGGGCGCGCGTCTGATCGTGGACCGGGCTGTCGCGCTGGACCCCGCTGAAAAGGTGATCCGCCTCGGCTCCGGGCGTCGCGTTGCTTATGACATCGTGTCGTTAGATGTCGGGATCACGGCGGAGATGCCGGTTCTGCCCGGCTTCGCGGAGCATGGTGTGCCAGCAAAGCCTCTAGGGCGGTTCGCCGATATCTGGGCCAAGACCTGCGCCGGAGACGGGCCGATCCGCATCGCGATCCTTGGCGGCGGCGTGGCGGGGTGCGAGGTTGCCATGGCCGCAACGCACCGGATGCGAGATCTGGGGCGCGACGTGGCGGTGTCCGTTATCGACCGGGGACAGGTGCTGTCCAGCGTGGCCCCCGCCGCCCGCCGGAAGCTGATGGCGGCGCTGTCCGAACACGGGGTGGCGCTGATCGAGAATACCGACCCCGTCGCCGTGGAGGCCGATGCCGTCGTGCTGAGCGACCAAAGGCGCGTCCCGTCGGACCTGACCATAGGCACGGCCGGGGCCACCCCGCAGGCTTGGGTCGCAGAGAGCGGTCTGCCTTGCACGGATGGGTTTCTGGATGTCGACGCGCACCTTCGCTCCACCGCCGACCCGTCGGTCTATGCCGCGGGCGACTGCGCGCATCTTCGTCATGATCCGCGCCCCAAGGCGGGCGTCTATGCCGTGCGCGCGGCCCCGATCCTCGCCCACAATCTCCGGGCCGACCTGCTGGGTCAGCAACGCAAGGCCTTCCGTCCGCAAAAGGATTTCCTCAAGCTGATTTCGATGGGTGCCAAGGATGCGGTCGGTGAGAAGCGCGGCCTTGCGCTGTCGGGCCCCCGGCTCTGGCGATTGAAGGATCGTATCGACCAGCGGTTCATGGATCGGTTCCGCGATTTGCCACGGATGGAGGTACCCGCCCCGCCCAAAGGAGCCGCGAAAGGTGTGGCCGCGGCGCTGCAAGGCCCCGCGCCCTGCGGCGGCTGCGGCGCGAAGCTGGGAGCGGAGGCATTGGTTGGAATCATCTCCGCGTCGCCGGGGGCAACCCGGCTGGACATATCCGCTTTGCCCGGCGACGATGCCGCCGTTCTGCGGGTCGGGAAGGCACGGCAGGTCATCAGCACCGATCACCTGCGCGGCTTCGCGCTCGACCCGGCGCTTGTCGCGCGTGTGGCCGCGATCCACGCGCTTGGCGATATCTGGGCGATGGGGGCTATACCACAGGCGGCCCTGGCGCAGATCATCCTGCCCCGAGCAGCGCCACGGTTGCAGGGCGTCTGGCTGGCGGAGGTGATGGAGGCCGCCGGCGCCGTCTTCAGGGACGAGGGCGTGGCAATCGCGGGCGGCCACTCCACCGAAGGGGCGGAGCTGGTCGTGGGCTTCACCGTAACCGGTCTGCTGGAGCGCGACGCGATCACCCTGTCAGGGGCGCAGGCCGGCGATGCCCTGATCCTGACCAAACCCATCGGCACCGGCGTGGTTCTGGCCGCCGAGATGCAGGCCCGCGCCGCGGGCGACGACGTGCTGGCCTGTTGGGCGGCGATGTCCGCCCCGTCGGCCAGGCAATCGAGTATCCTCGCGCCCCATGCCCACGCCATGACGGATGTCACGGGCTTCGGCCTTGCGGGACATCTGGCCAATATCTGCACGGCGTCCGGCGTCGGTGCCCAAATCGACCTGGCCGACATACCCGTTCTGCCCGGCGCAGTGGCGCTTGCGGAGGGTGGCGTCCGCTCCTCCCTCTGGGCGCAGAACCGCGCGAGCGCCGGGATGGACGCCCCCGAAACGCCGCTTGGCGATCTGCTCTTCGATCCGCAAACCGCAGGCGGGCTTCTGGCGGCGATCCCTGAGGACAAGGCGCGCGCGGTTATGGACGCTTTGCCCGATGCGCGCCGGATCGGAACGATCACCGCGGATCGGACGCTCGGCGCGCGATGA
- the meaB gene encoding methylmalonyl Co-A mutase-associated GTPase MeaB: MNVVELADQIAAGNRRALARAVTLVESTRADHRAEAADLLERLRGLNRQSLRIGLSGTPGVGKSTFIEAFGMQLIAAGLTVAVLAVDPSSARSGGSILGDKTRMDRLSREKGAFIRPSPSSAALGGVARRTREAISLCEAANFDVVLIETVGVGQSETMVAQMCDLFVLLLAPAGGDELQGVKRGIMEMADLILINKADGELKSTATRTVADYAGALRLLRKRPQDPEDFPKAMAVSATEGRGLTQAWAEMQALAQWRRDEGHWDHSRAAQAAHWFDYEVREGLLAQLRDDPDLRAAMAERSRDVAEGTATPSAAAREILQRLGVGAPPD; encoded by the coding sequence ATGAATGTGGTGGAGCTTGCAGACCAGATCGCGGCGGGCAACAGGCGGGCGCTGGCGCGCGCGGTAACGCTTGTGGAAAGCACCCGCGCCGATCACCGGGCGGAGGCCGCGGATCTGCTGGAGCGGCTGCGCGGGCTCAACCGGCAGTCCCTGCGCATCGGTCTGTCGGGGACACCGGGGGTCGGCAAGTCGACCTTTATCGAGGCCTTCGGAATGCAACTGATCGCGGCGGGCCTGACGGTCGCGGTTCTGGCGGTCGACCCATCATCGGCTCGCTCGGGCGGGTCGATCCTGGGCGACAAGACCCGCATGGATCGCCTCAGCCGTGAGAAGGGGGCCTTTATCCGCCCCTCGCCCTCCTCCGCCGCACTGGGTGGCGTCGCCCGCCGCACGCGGGAGGCGATCAGCCTGTGCGAAGCCGCCAATTTCGACGTGGTCCTGATCGAGACCGTGGGCGTCGGCCAGTCCGAGACGATGGTGGCCCAGATGTGCGACCTGTTCGTGCTACTCCTTGCGCCCGCAGGCGGGGATGAGCTGCAAGGGGTGAAGCGCGGCATCATGGAAATGGCGGATCTGATCCTCATCAACAAGGCCGATGGCGAATTGAAGTCGACGGCGACGCGGACGGTCGCGGACTACGCCGGGGCGCTGCGCCTGTTGCGCAAACGGCCCCAGGATCCGGAGGATTTTCCGAAAGCCATGGCGGTCTCCGCCACCGAAGGGCGCGGCCTTACCCAGGCATGGGCGGAGATGCAGGCCCTCGCCCAATGGCGCCGCGACGAGGGGCATTGGGATCACAGCCGCGCCGCGCAGGCGGCCCATTGGTTCGATTACGAAGTGCGGGAGGGGCTTCTGGCGCAACTGCGCGACGATCCCGACCTGCGCGCCGCAATGGCGGAGCGGTCGCGCGACGTGGCGGAGGGGACGGCAACCCCAAGCGCCGCGGCGCGGGAGATCCTTCAACGCCTCGGCGTGGGCGCGCCGCCCGACTGA
- a CDS encoding xanthine dehydrogenase family protein molybdopterin-binding subunit, protein MSKFGSSQSVLRFEDTRFLTGEGRYVDDLAPADALHGYVLRSPVAHGEIAALDVDAAREAPGVHLVLTAADLATAGVANEMRFSTVKNRDGSKGNRAPRPILAEGRVRFVGDALAFIVADTLAQAKDAAELIELDIDDLPVKLDLAPGGPVIHNSAPDNVVYDFGLGDEDATDAALSAAHRVVTLTSHDNRVIVNAMEPRGCYAELEGDRLHVAVNGQGVWGTKSDVARTLGLDEGDVRVTNPDVGGGFGMKAMGYPEQLLVAFATKQTGQPVRWIGERTESMLSDNSGRDLDVTCTLGFDADNRITAYKVDSLSNMGGYNSQFAQAIQSQLFSRVLCGPYDIQTTYFRNRGIFTNTTQVDAYRGAGRPEAIYALERVMDFAARELQVSPVELRRINFIAPDAFPYRSATGELYDVGDFDRVLRRAEAEGDLAGFPARREASESAGKLRGLGIAYYIESILGDPEETAKVELTDGGATLYVGTQSNGQGHETVYRQILHDQTGLPFDQIEVVQGDSDRIAKGGGTGGSRSVTVQGTAMRAMADMLISQLTAFLEADMDTPDMTFDTEEGVFRAPGSNVVVTLLEAADRARAAGQAELATASRTTTLDGRSYPNGCHIAEVEIDRDTGETRVDRYTVVDDFGVLMNPMLAEGQVHGGVVQGIGQAIMEHTVFDADGQLLTATFMDYGMPRAEDTPFIAFYTEEVPSTANPLGMKGCGEAGTVGALGAVANAVQDAMWPLGLRQVDMPFTPARVWKMLKDAEAIAAE, encoded by the coding sequence ATGTCGAAATTCGGCTCCAGCCAATCCGTCCTTCGGTTCGAAGACACCCGTTTCCTGACCGGGGAAGGGCGTTACGTCGATGACCTCGCGCCCGCCGATGCGCTCCACGGTTATGTCCTGCGCTCTCCGGTCGCCCACGGTGAGATTGCGGCGCTGGACGTGGACGCGGCGCGGGAGGCACCCGGGGTCCATCTGGTGCTGACGGCTGCGGACCTTGCGACGGCGGGCGTGGCGAACGAGATGCGCTTTTCCACCGTCAAGAACCGCGACGGGTCCAAGGGCAACCGCGCGCCACGCCCGATCCTGGCGGAGGGTCGCGTGCGGTTCGTGGGCGACGCATTGGCCTTCATCGTGGCCGACACGCTCGCCCAGGCCAAGGACGCGGCGGAGCTGATAGAGCTGGACATCGACGACCTGCCAGTGAAGCTGGACCTTGCCCCAGGCGGGCCGGTCATCCACAACAGCGCACCCGACAACGTAGTCTACGATTTCGGATTGGGGGATGAGGACGCGACCGATGCCGCGCTCTCTGCTGCCCATAGGGTCGTGACGCTCACCTCCCACGACAACCGCGTGATCGTGAACGCGATGGAACCGCGCGGATGCTACGCGGAGCTGGAGGGGGACCGTCTCCATGTCGCGGTGAACGGGCAAGGTGTCTGGGGCACGAAATCGGACGTGGCGCGGACACTTGGCCTGGACGAGGGCGACGTGCGTGTGACGAACCCCGATGTGGGCGGCGGCTTTGGCATGAAGGCGATGGGGTATCCCGAACAATTGCTCGTCGCCTTCGCCACGAAACAGACCGGACAACCGGTGCGCTGGATCGGGGAACGCACGGAATCCATGCTGTCGGACAATTCCGGCCGCGATCTGGACGTCACCTGCACGCTTGGCTTCGACGCCGACAACCGGATCACGGCCTACAAGGTCGACAGCCTGTCCAACATGGGCGGATATAATTCGCAATTCGCCCAAGCCATTCAATCGCAACTGTTTTCCCGCGTGTTATGTGGGCCCTACGACATCCAGACCACGTATTTCCGCAACCGCGGCATCTTCACCAACACCACGCAGGTCGACGCCTATCGCGGCGCGGGGCGACCCGAAGCGATCTACGCGCTGGAGCGTGTGATGGATTTCGCGGCGCGGGAACTGCAGGTCTCTCCGGTGGAGCTGCGCCGCATCAACTTCATCGCGCCGGACGCCTTTCCCTACCGCTCCGCGACGGGGGAGCTTTACGATGTCGGCGATTTCGACCGTGTCCTGCGCCGGGCGGAGGCGGAGGGCGATCTGGCCGGGTTCCCCGCCCGCCGCGAAGCGTCCGAAAGCGCGGGGAAACTGCGCGGGCTGGGGATTGCCTATTACATCGAAAGCATCCTCGGCGATCCCGAGGAAACCGCGAAGGTCGAGCTGACGGATGGCGGTGCCACGCTCTATGTCGGCACCCAATCCAACGGGCAGGGGCACGAGACGGTCTATCGCCAGATCCTGCATGATCAGACCGGCCTGCCGTTTGACCAGATCGAGGTTGTGCAGGGCGACAGCGACCGGATCGCCAAGGGCGGCGGCACCGGCGGATCACGGTCGGTCACGGTTCAGGGAACGGCGATGCGGGCCATGGCGGATATGCTAATCTCGCAACTGACCGCGTTTCTTGAGGCTGACATGGATACGCCCGACATGACATTCGACACAGAGGAGGGCGTGTTCCGCGCCCCCGGCTCGAACGTGGTCGTGACCCTGCTGGAGGCGGCCGACCGCGCCCGCGCGGCGGGACAGGCGGAGCTTGCGACCGCCTCACGCACCACCACGCTTGACGGCCGCTCCTACCCCAATGGCTGCCACATCGCGGAGGTGGAGATTGACCGCGACACCGGTGAGACGCGCGTGGACCGTTACACCGTGGTCGATGATTTCGGCGTCCTGATGAACCCGATGCTGGCCGAAGGTCAGGTCCATGGCGGCGTCGTGCAAGGCATCGGACAAGCGATCATGGAACACACGGTCTTCGACGCCGATGGCCAACTTCTGACCGCGACTTTCATGGATTACGGCATGCCGCGCGCCGAGGACACGCCCTTCATCGCGTTTTACACCGAGGAAGTGCCCTCCACCGCCAATCCGCTTGGCATGAAAGGCTGTGGGGAGGCCGGAACGGTCGGCGCTCTGGGGGCGGTCGCCAACGCCGTGCAAGATGCGATGTGGCCCCTTGGCCTGCGGCAAGTGGACATGCCGTTCACGCCTGCACGGGTCTGGAAGATGCTGAAGGACGCAGAGGCCATTGCCGCGGAGTAA
- the truA gene encoding tRNA pseudouridine(38-40) synthase TruA has translation MPRYALRIEYHGAPFAGWQRQANVPSVQGAVEAALRRLEADVPTIAAAGRTDAGVHALGQVASVDLARDWDAFRLAEALNWHLKPAPVAITACARVADDFHARFSALSRSYTYRLICRRAPMVHEDGTVWALRADLDADAMRAGAQHLIGKHDFTTFRATHCQAQSPIKTLDEIGVEEVALPAGREIRFHLSARSFLHNQVRSIVGTLERVGAGSLAPGDVRIALEARDRAACGPVAPPQGLYLTRVGYADDPFAEGWRD, from the coding sequence ATGCCCCGCTATGCCCTTCGCATCGAATATCACGGCGCACCCTTTGCCGGGTGGCAGCGCCAGGCCAACGTGCCAAGCGTGCAAGGCGCGGTGGAGGCGGCGCTGCGTCGGCTGGAGGCGGACGTCCCTACGATCGCGGCCGCGGGGCGCACCGATGCGGGCGTCCACGCGCTGGGGCAGGTGGCAAGTGTGGATCTGGCCCGCGACTGGGATGCGTTCCGGCTGGCGGAGGCGCTGAATTGGCACCTGAAACCTGCGCCCGTTGCGATCACGGCCTGCGCGCGAGTGGCCGATGATTTCCACGCCCGCTTCTCCGCCTTGTCGCGCAGTTATACCTATCGTCTGATCTGTCGCCGTGCGCCGATGGTCCACGAAGACGGCACGGTCTGGGCGTTGCGCGCCGATCTGGATGCGGACGCGATGCGGGCGGGTGCGCAACACCTTATCGGCAAGCACGATTTCACCACCTTCCGCGCCACCCATTGCCAGGCGCAGTCGCCGATCAAAACGCTCGATGAGATAGGGGTCGAGGAGGTGGCGCTGCCCGCCGGGCGTGAAATCCGCTTCCACCTCAGCGCGCGGTCATTCCTGCACAACCAGGTCCGCTCCATCGTCGGGACGCTGGAACGGGTCGGGGCGGGATCACTCGCGCCGGGTGATGTGCGAATTGCGCTTGAGGCGCGCGACCGCGCGGCTTGCGGCCCCGTTGCCCCGCCCCAGGGCCTATACCTGACGCGGGTCGGATACGCGGATGACCCCTTCGCGGAAGGGTGGCGCGATTGA
- the hrpB gene encoding ATP-dependent helicase HrpB, with amino-acid sequence MDLPIDAILPELLGALAHEGRAVLQAPPGAGKTTRVPLALLSRVEGRILMLEPRRLATRAAAERMAETLGERVGETIGYRVRGDSAVGPHTRVEVVTEGILTRMVQSDPELAGVGAVIFDEFHERSLNADLGLALTWEVRGALRPDLWLVVMSATLDAAPVAAMLDDAPLISSDGRAFEVETHWLPKPLPTDTRLERAVADQVLDAMAAHAGGCLVFLPGEGEIRRCAAALEGRLPEDVHLRPLFGAMKLADQRAAIRPEAQGRKLVLATSIAETSLTIEDIRIVVDAGRARRARFDPGSGMARLVTEPVSRAEAAQRRGRAGRVAPGVCYRLWTKGAEGALPAFPPAEIEAADLAPLALELALWGADDGLAFLTPPPEGALAEARALLRSLDALDIQDRITAHGRRLASLPLHPRLAHMLSIGGRGTARLAALMSERDPMRGAGVDLAKRLKALDNPKAYHADPGAIAQIRAEAKRLQKFEGGAPRNPGAQAALAYPDRIGLRRKGSDPRYVLSGGKGAVLPDGDTLGGARLIVATDLDGNPTEARIRAALPVTEAEIRDVFAGRIAWHDVCTWSKRHRRVEARQQERLGALVLDDRIWADAPQDAMTGALLDGIRDLGIGALGWSKRARLLRARVAFSGLRDVSDTALLDNLEDWAAPFLHGMKTAADLSRFDPAPALEAWLGWDLLQQVGKLAPDHWQTPLGRKAAIDYSGDAPEIALRLQEVFGTTTHPRIGPDKLPLRMVLLSPAQRPVQVTNDLPGFWDGSYSEVRKEMRAKYPRHPWPEDPRQADPTLRAKPRGT; translated from the coding sequence ATGGACCTTCCCATCGACGCCATCCTGCCGGAGCTTCTGGGCGCCCTTGCACACGAGGGCCGCGCGGTCCTGCAAGCGCCGCCGGGTGCGGGCAAGACGACGCGGGTTCCCCTGGCCCTGCTGTCTCGGGTCGAGGGGCGCATCCTGATGCTCGAACCGCGGCGTCTGGCCACCCGTGCGGCGGCGGAACGGATGGCGGAGACCTTGGGGGAACGTGTCGGGGAGACTATCGGCTACCGCGTCCGGGGTGACAGCGCCGTGGGGCCGCACACCCGGGTGGAGGTCGTGACCGAGGGCATCCTGACCCGCATGGTGCAATCGGATCCGGAGCTTGCGGGCGTCGGCGCGGTGATCTTCGATGAATTCCACGAACGCTCGTTGAATGCCGATCTCGGCCTTGCCCTCACATGGGAGGTGCGCGGGGCCCTGCGCCCGGATCTGTGGCTCGTCGTGATGTCGGCAACGCTCGACGCTGCACCGGTGGCCGCAATGCTGGACGATGCGCCACTCATCTCCTCCGACGGGCGGGCGTTCGAGGTGGAGACCCATTGGCTGCCCAAACCCCTTCCCACGGATACGCGGCTGGAACGGGCGGTGGCGGATCAGGTGCTGGACGCCATGGCGGCCCATGCTGGGGGCTGCCTCGTCTTCCTGCCGGGCGAGGGCGAGATCCGGCGCTGTGCCGCCGCGCTGGAAGGGCGATTGCCGGAAGATGTTCACCTGCGGCCGCTTTTCGGGGCGATGAAACTGGCAGATCAGCGCGCCGCCATCCGGCCGGAGGCGCAGGGGCGCAAATTGGTGCTGGCCACATCCATCGCCGAGACCTCGCTGACCATCGAGGACATTCGGATCGTCGTGGATGCGGGCCGCGCACGGCGCGCGCGCTTCGATCCGGGGTCGGGCATGGCGCGGCTGGTGACGGAGCCGGTCAGCCGGGCGGAGGCCGCGCAGCGGCGGGGCCGCGCGGGCCGCGTTGCACCAGGCGTATGCTACAGGCTGTGGACGAAAGGCGCAGAGGGTGCACTACCTGCTTTCCCACCCGCAGAGATCGAGGCGGCGGACCTTGCGCCCCTGGCGCTGGAACTGGCGCTTTGGGGTGCGGATGATGGGCTTGCCTTCCTGACCCCGCCACCCGAGGGCGCACTGGCGGAGGCCCGCGCGCTTTTGCGGAGCCTTGACGCGCTGGACATTCAGGATCGGATCACCGCCCATGGCCGCCGCTTGGCGAGCCTGCCCCTGCATCCGCGGCTCGCCCATATGCTGAGCATCGGCGGGCGCGGGACCGCGCGTCTGGCAGCGCTGATGTCGGAACGCGACCCCATGCGGGGCGCGGGCGTCGATCTGGCCAAACGCCTGAAGGCGCTGGACAATCCCAAGGCCTATCATGCCGATCCCGGTGCCATCGCGCAGATCCGGGCGGAGGCCAAGCGCCTGCAGAAGTTCGAGGGCGGCGCGCCGCGCAATCCCGGAGCGCAAGCGGCCCTGGCCTATCCCGACCGGATCGGATTGCGCCGCAAGGGCAGCGATCCGCGCTATGTCCTGTCGGGCGGCAAGGGTGCGGTCCTGCCCGATGGCGACACGCTTGGCGGGGCGCGGCTGATCGTGGCGACGGATCTTGACGGCAACCCGACGGAAGCGCGCATCCGCGCCGCCCTTCCGGTGACGGAGGCAGAGATCCGGGACGTGTTTGCCGGCCGGATCGCGTGGCACGATGTCTGTACCTGGTCCAAACGCCACCGCCGGGTGGAGGCGCGGCAGCAGGAACGCCTTGGCGCGCTTGTGCTGGATGACCGCATCTGGGCCGACGCGCCGCAGGACGCCATGACAGGGGCGCTGTTGGACGGGATACGCGACCTCGGCATCGGCGCGCTTGGCTGGTCGAAACGCGCGCGGCTGTTGCGGGCACGGGTGGCGTTTTCGGGCCTGCGGGACGTGTCGGACACGGCGCTGCTGGACAATCTGGAGGATTGGGCCGCGCCTTTCCTTCATGGGATGAAGACGGCGGCCGACCTGTCCCGGTTCGACCCCGCCCCGGCCCTGGAGGCGTGGCTGGGTTGGGACCTGCTGCAGCAGGTGGGCAAGCTGGCCCCGGACCATTGGCAGACGCCGTTGGGTCGGAAAGCGGCGATAGATTACTCCGGCGATGCACCGGAAATCGCGCTTCGCCTGCAGGAGGTGTTCGGGACCACGACGCATCCGCGCATCGGACCGGACAAGCTGCCGCTCAGGATGGTGCTGCTGTCACCCGCGCAACGGCCCGTTCAGGTCACGAACGATCTGCCGGGGTTCTGGGACGGCTCCTACAGCGAGGTGCGCAAGGAGATGCGGGCGAAATATCCGCGCCATCCCTGGCCCGAGGACCCAAGACAGGCCGATCCGACCTTGCGCGCCAAGCCGCGCGGGACCTGA